A segment of the Nomascus leucogenys isolate Asia chromosome 1a, Asia_NLE_v1, whole genome shotgun sequence genome:
GACGGTCCTGGAGCTATAAGCCCTGGAACACGACGGAGAATGAGGGCAGCCAACACCGCAGGAGCATCTGCTCCCTGGGTGCCCGTTCCGGCTCCCAGGCCAGCATCCAAGGCTGGACAGAGGGCAACTATAACTACTACATCGAGGAAGACgaagatggggaggaggaggaccaGTGGAAGGACGACCCGGCAGAGGAGGCCCAGCAGGCAGAGGAGGTCACCACTGCCAAGCCTGAAGGCCCCAGCGACCCTCCGGCCCTGCTGTCCACACTGAATGTGAACGTGGGTGGCCACAGCTACCAGTTGGACTACTGCGAGCTGGCCAGCTTCCCCAAGACGCGCCTAGGTCGCCTGGCGACCTCCACCAGCCGCAGCCGCCAGCTAAGCCTGTGCGACGACTACGAGGAGCAGACAGACGAATACTTCTTCGACCGCGACCCGGCCGTCTTCCAGCTGGTCTACAACTTCTACTTGTCCGGGGTGCTGCTGGTGCTCGATGAGCTGTGTCCGCGCTGCTTCCTGGAGGAGCTGGGCTACTGGGGCGTGCGGCTCAAGTACACGCCGCGCTGCTGCCGCATCTGCTTCGAGGAGCGGCGCGACGAGCTGAGCGAACAGCTCAAGATCCAGCACGAGCTGCGCGCGCAGGCACAGGTGGAGGAGGCGGAGGAACTGTTCCGCGACATGCGCTTCTACGGCCCGCAGCGGCGCCGCCTCTGGAACCTCATGGAGAAGCCCTTCTCCTCGGTGGCCGCCAAGGCCATCGGGGTGGCCTCCAGCATCTTCGTGCTCGTCTCCGTGGTGGCGCTGGCGCTCAACACCGTGGAGGAGATGCAGCAGCACGCGGAGCAGGACGACGGCGGCCCAGACCTGCGGCCCATCCTGGAGCACGTGGAGATGCTGTGCATCGGCTTCTTCACACTCGAGTACCTGCTGCGCCTCGCCTCCACGCCCGACCTGAGGCGCTTCGCGCGCAGCGCCCTCAACCTCGTGGACCTGGTGGCCATCCTGCCGCTCTACCTTCAGCTGCTGCTCGAGTGCTTCACGGGCGAGGACCACCAACGCGGCCAGACGGTGGGCAGCGTGGGGAAGGTGGGTCAGGTGTTGCGCGTCATGCGCCTCATGCGCATCTTCCGCATCCTCAAGCTGGCACGCCACTCCACCGGACTGCGCGCCTTCGGCTTCACGCTGCGCCAGTGCTACCAGCAGGTGGGCTGCCTGCTGCTCTTCATCGCTATGGGCATCTTCACTTTCTCTGCGGCTGTTTACTCTGTGGAGCACGATGTGCCCAGCACCAACTTCACCACCATCCCCCACTCCTGGTGGTGGGCCGCGGTGAGTACCTTGGCCCTGGGCTTTCCCATCCTCTTCCCAGCCCGGTGAGCTGCTCCTCCCTTCCCTGGTTATCAGCCACCAGGCTTTGGCTTCcgatcctcttcttcctccccacccccaatcgCTGCATAGAGCTAACAAAACGGCGGTGGATGTCAAAGTGTTGGAAAGAGAATCTCAGCAGATCAGTAAGTAACTGAATTTGGCTTAGTCGTAGAAATCTCCAAATCTAGATTTAGTCTTCAAACCTTTGAAAGACAGATTTTAAAGAAGATTCGTCATCATTACTGTTATTTACCAGTTATTGAGCATCCAGTGTCCTGACAAAGCTTATCTCATTTTGGCATCACAGTCTTTGAGATGGTTATgaccaccatttttttttaaggggaCAAGCAGAAATGGCTTCAGCTTTTGAAAGAAACTAGATTTATGCAGAGAAGGAGGCGAGACTTGGCTGAACCATATCGACTCTAACTGAAATCCCACCACCTCTGGTTCCAGTTAAATCTAAGCGTGGAAAGAAGCATCTCAAACTGAAACTTGCTCTGACTTCACTGAAGTTCTTTCAGGACCCTGTATtattgccccattttacagacagtgAAATTGAAGTACAGACAGTTTGAGTATAGACACACAGCTAGAGGTGGCAAAGCCAGAAGTGAAACTCAAGCCTGTCCAACTCCAAAATCCATGCCTTTCCCACACTCAAGCACTGTCTCAAGTTTTAGTTCTTTTGCATGCATTGCTGAATTTGTACAATTAGTgtaatagttattttttgtcattgttttctttGGCCTTTGCCTTTTTATAACTTGTGCTGTTTactcaaatatttgtattttgagcTGTGGTAGCTGAATCCCTGGAAATAAATGTTAATCAGGTCTTCTCAGATCAATGAATAAGTTggcatatatgaaggaaagaattGAATGTATGGCTTCcttagttttcttttgaaaagtagatTGTAATACCTTTAAAGACATTAAGCAAATATCACTAGTTTTCCCATGTCAGAAAGTAGATATTTTCAACACTAACATTGTGTATGTCATAACCCATAGTCTGGTATGCACTTCTGAGACAAACCAACCCAAGGCCACTGACAGTGCAATGTAGCATGATAGAAGATCTAGAAAACCTGATTCTAGTCTCAGACCTGTCAATAATTAACCATGACCCTGAATAATTAACTGTGAAACCTTAATCCCTCACTTCCAGTTCTGCTTTCTCACCTCTAAAAGGGGAGGTTGGACATGTAAAAGTCTGCAGTTCAGTGAGTCTTCCTTCCCTTGGAAGCAGGGAGCCCATATGTATAGAGGATATGTGAGCTTTCTTCAGTGGCAGGATGACACGATGCTCTTCTGAATAAGCTAGCCAAATTCTGCTTCACTGATCATATTCCAAGTGAGGAAAGGTCATCCCCATAGTAGATAAACCATGTGTGCAGATGATGCTTGTG
Coding sequences within it:
- the KCNV2 gene encoding potassium voltage-gated channel subfamily V member 2; amino-acid sequence: MLKQSERRRSWSYKPWNTTENEGSQHRRSICSLGARSGSQASIQGWTEGNYNYYIEEDEDGEEEDQWKDDPAEEAQQAEEVTTAKPEGPSDPPALLSTLNVNVGGHSYQLDYCELASFPKTRLGRLATSTSRSRQLSLCDDYEEQTDEYFFDRDPAVFQLVYNFYLSGVLLVLDELCPRCFLEELGYWGVRLKYTPRCCRICFEERRDELSEQLKIQHELRAQAQVEEAEELFRDMRFYGPQRRRLWNLMEKPFSSVAAKAIGVASSIFVLVSVVALALNTVEEMQQHAEQDDGGPDLRPILEHVEMLCIGFFTLEYLLRLASTPDLRRFARSALNLVDLVAILPLYLQLLLECFTGEDHQRGQTVGSVGKVGQVLRVMRLMRIFRILKLARHSTGLRAFGFTLRQCYQQVGCLLLFIAMGIFTFSAAVYSVEHDVPSTNFTTIPHSWWWAAVSISTVGYGDMYPETHLGRFFAFLCIAFGIILNGMPISILYNKFSDYYSKLKAYEYTAIRRERGEVNFMQRARKKIAECLVGSNPQPTPGQDN